The following proteins are encoded in a genomic region of Alistipes shahii WAL 8301:
- a CDS encoding helix-turn-helix domain-containing protein, which translates to MLFAQKIKAARVRSGLLQKQLASALNIDVPMYSRIERGDRQAKKEQVVLLSDILNIEREELLSLWIADKINAIIGDDKNIADKALKTIIDNRNGNKDYTHAY; encoded by the coding sequence ATGTTATTCGCTCAAAAGATCAAAGCGGCCAGAGTCCGAAGCGGATTGTTGCAAAAGCAATTGGCTTCGGCTTTGAATATAGATGTCCCTATGTATAGCCGAATAGAACGCGGAGACAGGCAAGCTAAAAAGGAGCAAGTGGTATTGCTTTCGGATATCTTGAATATCGAACGGGAAGAGTTGTTGAGCCTTTGGATTGCGGATAAGATAAATGCAATTATCGGAGACGATAAAAACATTGCAGATAAAGCGTTGAAGACTATAATTGACAATAGAAATGGAAATAAAGACTATACACACGCTTATTAA
- a CDS encoding DNA methyltransferase — protein MEIKTIHTLINGDSRNLSLMPDKSVHLIITSPPYWQLKDYGSDGQIGFHDSYESYINNLNMVWAECNRVLHDGCRLCINIGDQFARSVYYGRYKVIPIRTEIIRFCEALGMDYMGAVIWQKQTTMNTTGGGAVMGSFPYPRNGILKIDYEFILIFKKQGKAPVPAIEQKQCSEMTKDEWNTFFASHWNFGGAKQDGHIAVFPEELPHRLIKMFSFAGETVFDPFMGSGTTALAARNLQRNSIGYEINPDYKKYYEEKVASSFSFGNVEYRYSNDRSVFDMDEKKKTLPYIFSDPHKMESKIEIKKLQFGSRIDKDKKEREEYFSVKTILSPNTIVLNNGLTIRLLGIKEKPSVNGNATKFLAEKTKGRKVFLRYDAIKYDDKDLLLCYLYLDNKTFINAHMLKNGLADVDYSFDFKYKNKFEKLINL, from the coding sequence ATGGAAATAAAGACTATACACACGCTTATTAACGGAGATAGCAGGAATCTTTCTCTTATGCCGGACAAATCCGTCCATCTGATCATTACGTCGCCCCCGTATTGGCAATTGAAAGATTATGGGAGTGATGGGCAAATAGGATTTCATGATAGTTACGAAAGTTATATCAACAATCTGAATATGGTCTGGGCGGAGTGCAATCGAGTATTGCATGACGGTTGCCGTTTGTGCATAAATATAGGAGACCAATTCGCTCGTTCCGTCTATTACGGACGTTATAAAGTGATTCCCATAAGAACCGAAATCATACGTTTTTGCGAAGCTCTCGGAATGGATTATATGGGAGCCGTAATTTGGCAGAAGCAAACAACGATGAATACGACAGGGGGAGGAGCTGTTATGGGTAGTTTTCCTTATCCTCGAAACGGTATTTTGAAAATAGATTACGAATTTATCCTAATTTTCAAAAAACAAGGTAAGGCTCCCGTTCCCGCTATTGAGCAAAAGCAATGTTCGGAAATGACAAAAGATGAATGGAATACATTTTTTGCTTCCCATTGGAATTTCGGTGGGGCTAAACAAGACGGACACATTGCGGTATTTCCTGAAGAATTGCCGCACCGTTTGATAAAAATGTTCTCTTTTGCTGGAGAAACGGTATTCGATCCATTCATGGGTAGCGGGACTACGGCTTTGGCAGCGCGTAATCTGCAACGTAATTCTATCGGGTATGAAATAAATCCCGATTATAAAAAATACTATGAGGAAAAGGTCGCTTCATCCTTTTCGTTCGGCAATGTAGAATATAGATACAGCAACGATAGATCTGTTTTCGACATGGACGAAAAGAAGAAAACTTTGCCTTATATATTCAGTGACCCGCACAAAATGGAAAGCAAAATCGAGATTAAGAAGTTGCAATTCGGTTCACGGATAGATAAAGACAAGAAAGAACGGGAAGAGTATTTTTCTGTAAAAACGATTTTGTCACCAAATACTATTGTATTGAACAATGGACTTACCATACGACTGCTCGGAATCAAAGAAAAGCCATCTGTCAATGGTAATGCGACAAAATTTCTTGCGGAAAAGACAAAAGGAAGGAAGGTCTTTTTACGTTACGATGCCATAAAGTATGACGATAAAGATTTGTTGTTGTGCTACTTATACTTAGACAACAAAACTTTTATAAATGCACATATGCTGAAAAACGGTTTGGCAGACGTGGACTATTCTTTTGATTTCAAATATAAAAACAAATTCGAGAAACTGATAAACCTATAA
- a CDS encoding MjaI family restriction endonuclease, protein MDRYSMNFGKKERVLNYTCQTYQLSRPNKVGAVMALIRDCQPSSFDEWQSWYFENAHTAGKNPTKITVESLHELGERLYAKITEVVIPEWEAAFRELTEQDCIDYIYNLTINRTYDGYIREKSVINDGLVKVFPNINFEESDPELDHAGDIDYIAKIGDKAIGIQIKPITASANFGSYSLTERMKVSFESFKERYGGNVFIVFSLDGEIANKEVIGQIQSEIDRLSN, encoded by the coding sequence ATGGATAGATATTCAATGAATTTCGGGAAAAAGGAACGCGTGCTGAACTACACTTGCCAAACATACCAATTATCCCGTCCGAATAAAGTAGGTGCTGTAATGGCTCTTATTCGCGATTGCCAACCTTCTTCGTTCGATGAATGGCAATCATGGTATTTCGAAAATGCTCATACCGCAGGAAAAAATCCGACGAAAATCACAGTCGAAAGTCTCCATGAATTGGGTGAACGGTTGTATGCAAAAATTACGGAAGTCGTGATTCCGGAATGGGAAGCAGCTTTTCGTGAATTGACAGAACAGGACTGCATTGACTATATATACAATCTGACTATAAATCGTACTTATGACGGTTATATACGAGAAAAGTCTGTAATCAATGACGGATTGGTTAAAGTATTTCCTAATATCAACTTCGAAGAAAGCGATCCCGAATTGGATCATGCTGGAGATATTGATTATATCGCAAAAATCGGAGATAAAGCCATAGGCATACAAATCAAACCGATAACAGCGAGTGCCAATTTCGGTAGTTATTCGCTGACTGAGCGAATGAAAGTGAGTTTCGAATCGTTCAAAGAACGATATGGCGGTAATGTGTTTATCGTATTCAGCTTAGATGGAGAAATTGCCAATAAAGAGGTTATAGGTCAGATTCAATCCGAAATAGATCGGTTGTCTAATTGA
- a CDS encoding DNA cytosine methyltransferase has translation MKGKNIKNESFPSIEVIDLFCGIGGLSFGMKSKGFNILAGYDLDATCRYAYETNNNAKFIYKDIKTVSPDEIRTAYGKGSIRVLAGCAPCQPFSSYAFKNKKKDPNKYDLLYEFGRLVKAVHPDIVTMENVAQILSFKEKPVLSDFENLLKNEGYHVWVNPVYCPDYGIPQTRKRLVLLASRLGNIELINPTHKPNEYKTVKETIGDLPELKAGETDKNDPLHRAKALSPLNLERLHHTPYGGSWKDWPKDLQLRCHKTDNGRSFGSVYGRMVWEKPAPTMTTQCTGLGNGRFGHPIQDRAISIREAALIQTFPMTYKFFADEEYVAITKASRYIGNAVPPRLGEVIAESIICHLTRIVN, from the coding sequence ATGAAAGGAAAGAATATCAAAAACGAATCGTTCCCATCTATTGAAGTTATCGACTTATTTTGCGGTATCGGCGGATTGAGTTTCGGGATGAAAAGCAAGGGATTCAATATCCTTGCAGGGTATGATCTCGATGCGACCTGCCGGTATGCTTATGAAACGAATAACAATGCGAAATTCATATATAAGGATATTAAAACGGTGTCTCCGGATGAAATCCGCACAGCCTACGGCAAAGGATCTATTAGAGTGTTGGCAGGATGCGCCCCTTGTCAACCGTTTTCGTCGTATGCATTCAAAAACAAAAAGAAAGATCCGAATAAATACGATTTATTATATGAATTCGGACGATTGGTCAAGGCTGTTCATCCCGACATCGTTACGATGGAAAACGTGGCTCAAATCTTATCTTTCAAAGAAAAGCCCGTTTTATCCGATTTCGAGAATCTTTTGAAAAATGAAGGATATCATGTGTGGGTAAATCCAGTATATTGCCCCGATTACGGAATACCGCAAACTAGGAAAAGATTGGTGTTATTAGCATCGCGATTGGGAAATATCGAGTTGATCAACCCGACGCATAAGCCTAACGAGTACAAGACGGTGAAAGAAACGATCGGAGATTTACCCGAACTCAAAGCCGGAGAAACCGATAAAAACGATCCGTTGCATAGAGCCAAAGCATTATCGCCATTAAATCTCGAACGTCTTCATCATACTCCGTACGGAGGCAGTTGGAAAGATTGGCCGAAGGATTTGCAATTGCGGTGTCATAAAACCGATAACGGACGCTCGTTTGGTAGTGTCTACGGTAGAATGGTTTGGGAAAAACCAGCCCCTACTATGACAACTCAATGCACTGGTTTAGGCAATGGCAGATTCGGACATCCTATACAAGATCGTGCTATTTCCATTAGAGAAGCTGCTCTTATACAAACTTTCCCGATGACGTATAAATTTTTCGCTGACGAAGAGTATGTCGCTATTACCAAAGCATCGAGATATATCGGCAATGCCGTTCCACCGAGACTGGGAGAAGTCATAGCCGAGAGTATTATATGCCATTTGACGCGAATTGTCAACTAA
- a CDS encoding ATP-binding protein yields MKEYQLNVDPRILELLGPNLYTNIYYVLAELVANAYDADAHNVYIISNKDDIRIEDDGHGMSYQNGEVKKFLNVAGVSRVKEEESMTRSGERRKMGRKGVGKLAALSVSESVDVMTISDNEKSGFVLSRRPIDGNKLRPIADDDIKFVYIQEHGTAIVMRNPQYRLNKSMDSVKRNLLKIFPLVNDNFKIHIIRGNETVTIDTFDENIAKELCAFISLGDDFSDLAKNIPNQYPAKRTELVEHREPYTEPINLKDNAGNDHEYTLKIMGWIGAYASTRGRKAALTDFPDNFISLYANKKMGEFNILPIVGQNKLNEVYVVGQLYIDLFELSELPDMALSNRQGYKSDDPRYEAVIKYVRTILLPDILRKRGLFSNEQNREKKQRKLNEQKNTEAKFREAVDTFRNIVSENAAESIGRLAPDSSRETIEQIISDAINNNANALGLKTVVDSQKKKILISHASKDKALADLIYSFLVFNNIPPEDILYTSCDDEISRIPEGTASIYNYLRDFFVESYSNQKIFVIFVTSDNTPSAWGAMTEIGASWITQVDNRIFNIPPFRPQHPLNDEALWHSTERNETRMMNYV; encoded by the coding sequence ATGAAAGAATATCAGCTTAATGTCGATCCTCGGATTTTAGAGTTGTTGGGACCGAATCTTTATACGAATATTTATTATGTATTGGCCGAACTTGTTGCTAATGCGTATGATGCAGATGCACATAATGTATATATCATTTCTAATAAAGACGATATCAGAATCGAGGATGATGGGCATGGTATGTCTTATCAGAATGGAGAAGTAAAGAAGTTCTTGAACGTAGCCGGTGTCTCTCGAGTTAAAGAAGAAGAATCTATGACACGTTCCGGAGAGAGACGAAAAATGGGACGAAAAGGCGTTGGTAAGTTGGCGGCATTGTCTGTTTCCGAATCCGTTGATGTAATGACTATCAGCGATAACGAGAAATCCGGTTTCGTTTTATCTCGTAGACCGATAGACGGGAATAAGTTACGACCTATTGCCGATGATGATATAAAATTCGTATATATTCAAGAGCATGGAACAGCGATCGTAATGAGGAATCCTCAATACAGATTGAATAAATCTATGGATTCGGTTAAACGGAATTTGTTAAAAATATTCCCATTAGTCAACGATAATTTCAAAATACACATAATCAGAGGCAATGAAACAGTTACAATAGACACCTTTGACGAAAATATTGCAAAAGAGTTATGTGCATTTATATCTTTAGGGGATGACTTTTCCGATTTAGCAAAAAATATTCCTAACCAATATCCGGCAAAACGAACTGAATTAGTTGAGCATAGAGAGCCGTATACAGAGCCGATCAATCTGAAAGACAATGCAGGAAATGATCATGAATATACGCTTAAAATAATGGGATGGATCGGGGCATACGCTTCTACAAGAGGGCGTAAAGCGGCACTTACCGATTTCCCCGACAACTTCATATCCCTATATGCGAATAAAAAAATGGGAGAGTTCAATATTTTGCCGATAGTCGGTCAAAATAAATTGAATGAAGTTTATGTAGTCGGACAACTATATATCGATTTGTTCGAATTATCGGAACTTCCAGATATGGCATTGAGCAATAGGCAAGGCTATAAGTCCGACGACCCACGATATGAGGCCGTTATAAAATACGTGCGAACTATTCTACTTCCGGATATTCTTCGGAAAAGAGGTTTGTTTTCTAATGAACAGAACAGAGAGAAGAAGCAACGTAAATTGAATGAACAAAAAAATACAGAAGCAAAATTTAGAGAAGCCGTCGACACATTCAGAAATATAGTGAGTGAAAATGCAGCTGAAAGTATAGGACGATTAGCACCAGATTCTTCGAGAGAAACGATCGAACAAATCATATCCGATGCGATCAATAATAATGCTAATGCTTTAGGATTAAAAACCGTAGTGGATTCCCAGAAAAAGAAAATACTGATTAGTCACGCTTCTAAAGACAAAGCATTAGCTGATTTGATATACTCATTTTTAGTATTTAATAACATTCCGCCCGAAGATATCTTATACACGAGTTGCGACGATGAAATTAGCCGCATTCCCGAAGGGACTGCATCGATATATAACTATTTACGGGATTTCTTTGTGGAAAGTTACTCTAATCAAAAAATCTTCGTCATATTCGTTACGAGTGATAACACCCCGAGTGCATGGGGTGCGATGACAGAAATCGGAGCATCTTGGATCACACAAGTAGATAATAGAATCTTTAATATTCCCCCATTCCGACCGCAACATCCCTTAAATGATGAAGCTTTATGGCATAGTACGGAACGAAACGAAACGAGAATGATGAACTATGTATGA
- a CDS encoding very short patch repair endonuclease — protein sequence MADTVSKEKRSEIMSHVTGKETKPEKIVRKYLFAQGLRYRKNVKRLPGTPDIVLQKYKAVIFVNGCFWHGHQGCKYAHLPSTNLEYWEKKIADNLERDKRKTQELERLGYQVSVVWQCQLKPKVREQNLRNLYNNIVEHT from the coding sequence ATGGCAGACACGGTCAGTAAAGAAAAGCGTTCGGAAATAATGTCTCATGTCACAGGAAAGGAAACAAAACCGGAAAAGATCGTCCGAAAATATCTGTTTGCTCAAGGTCTGCGATATCGAAAAAATGTAAAACGGTTGCCGGGAACTCCGGATATCGTTCTTCAAAAGTACAAAGCTGTAATATTCGTGAATGGTTGTTTTTGGCATGGACATCAAGGATGTAAATATGCTCATTTACCATCTACGAATTTGGAATATTGGGAGAAGAAGATTGCGGATAATTTAGAAAGGGACAAACGTAAAACGCAAGAATTAGAAAGGCTTGGCTATCAAGTATCTGTTGTATGGCAATGCCAATTAAAACCCAAAGTTAGAGAACAAAATTTGAGAAATCTATACAACAATATCGTTGAACATACGTAA
- a CDS encoding S1C family serine protease encodes MKHIIITIFCCILYNVCFAQINQYDKPSYGSLSLPSFSEMATAAAMQAQAQAWTQAQVQAHYEQRERYLNSLVEYISDALTKNIDSLLEKELLDIYSTVKTFYKKPLANALVYSDLKQQGLKIKDAVIRYNTRLLKIRRQQGFEEDENGQITKDQAKNTPSSGTGFFLSKEGYIVTNYHVIADARTLYVTGIRGDYNTTYSASVEQVDSYNDLAIIKISDKKFTPFTYIPYIRRQDQAEIGENCYVLGYPLISTMGVDVKLTNGIVSARTGFHGDVSQYQISAPVQPGNSGGPLFDSKGNIIGVVSAKHAGAENAGYAIKMSYLQNLIDLLPVKVSNPSTNILTGKPFPDQVKIAKDYVCIILANVVQEPSVIKQAADSVNTETIKQDTTSTIMHNSAVSTIGLTSEIKKDSAEKKIISPVFVDKQYSTTTEITSIELTSDRTIINMRMINTYNQGGWCNIDIWTYITAGKKKYRIISSKGIPRKPKKYYFRFFSV; translated from the coding sequence ATGAAACATATCATTATAACAATTTTCTGTTGCATTTTATATAACGTATGCTTTGCGCAAATCAATCAGTATGATAAGCCTTCATATGGTTCACTTTCGCTACCGTCATTTAGTGAAATGGCAACAGCCGCTGCAATGCAAGCGCAAGCACAAGCTTGGACTCAGGCACAAGTACAAGCCCATTATGAGCAACGTGAACGTTATTTAAATTCATTGGTTGAGTATATATCAGATGCTTTAACTAAAAATATAGATTCTCTGTTAGAAAAAGAATTGTTGGATATTTATTCAACCGTAAAGACATTTTACAAAAAACCACTGGCAAATGCATTAGTGTATTCTGATTTGAAACAGCAAGGACTAAAAATAAAAGATGCAGTGATAAGATATAATACACGATTACTTAAAATACGCAGACAACAGGGATTTGAAGAGGATGAGAATGGGCAAATTACCAAAGATCAAGCCAAGAATACGCCAAGTAGCGGTACTGGATTTTTTCTTTCTAAAGAAGGGTATATAGTAACAAATTACCATGTTATTGCAGATGCCAGGACCCTATATGTAACAGGGATTAGGGGTGATTATAACACGACATATTCAGCATCTGTTGAGCAAGTTGATAGTTATAATGATTTAGCAATTATAAAAATAAGCGATAAAAAATTTACCCCGTTTACTTATATCCCGTATATAAGGCGACAGGATCAAGCGGAAATCGGAGAGAATTGTTATGTGTTAGGATATCCACTAATCTCGACAATGGGGGTAGACGTAAAATTAACTAATGGAATTGTTAGTGCCCGAACCGGATTTCATGGAGATGTATCACAATATCAAATTTCAGCTCCGGTACAACCTGGTAATAGTGGTGGCCCTCTATTTGATTCAAAAGGTAATATTATTGGCGTAGTGAGCGCCAAACATGCGGGAGCTGAAAATGCTGGCTATGCAATAAAAATGAGTTATTTGCAAAATCTGATAGATTTATTGCCGGTAAAAGTTTCTAATCCTTCGACCAATATTTTAACGGGAAAACCATTTCCTGATCAAGTAAAAATAGCCAAAGATTATGTATGTATTATATTAGCCAATGTTGTACAAGAGCCATCTGTTATTAAGCAAGCAGCAGATTCTGTCAATACAGAAACTATAAAACAAGATACAACATCCACAATTATGCATAATAGTGCAGTTTCTACTATTGGTTTGACATCGGAAATAAAAAAGGATAGTGCTGAGAAAAAAATCATATCTCCTGTTTTTGTAGATAAACAATATTCAACAACAACAGAAATCACTAGTATTGAGCTCACTTCTGATCGTACTATTATCAATATGCGTATGATCAACACCTATAATCAAGGTGGTTGGTGCAATATTGATATTTGGACATATATTACTGCCGGAAAGAAAAAATACAGAATTATTTCATCCAAAGGCATTCCTCGTAAGCCTAAAAAATATTATTTTAGATTTTTCTCGGTTTGA
- a CDS encoding DEAD/DEAH box helicase family protein, which produces MEAGRKVLVLCTLTAEAKRIDDPRYQFDTEEKDGVVVKCTINNAEVLDVPGVVYRLHPNETEKNRLDSLEVLIKDNTKRFSEVFRQLPYGIIKKNVTGIGATTLALDAENNCIVVCPTRSLAYGKYRKGITEDGTKRYLYVGSEVGDIKKVTSRNIRAYLSNKKISYKKILVVADSLPRLMEYLPQNLEKWHIMVDEIDCYQTDGVYRPALENVIDYFFKFPERNRCLVSATIRPFSDPRLADLPLIDVKYEQFIRRPIEMIRSTNIPKTVATTLERTIRQYPEDKIVVAYNTVSSMRIIIELLPDELKGKCEIWCSSQSEQQAGEYYPQENIGTRLTRQITFLTCTYFTGIDIEDRYHLISVSDTKYLYTLLSPEKLLQIAGRCRHKEGLLSERLIYDIQSKKVWEKNFDKQHNIACAKWIIEIINQINFGLENYNDVIHRNVGQAVADQMSGWKVSYGGSTPITLVRHDIEDNLAVSYLNIDAFDEFVRLRSQLYSDATAIVAALEEDCEILGHTFANDSYSKDQQAAEIAVDDEFKAIQNANIDECVKLMKERIADGSMSEDLTVRAERSVSRELKRFISRFHQLMKYAPHEYLVDTLSDKRNKDNKWYNGFYNAVLFNALEREHPFRALVENYFKPGERYSREKIYELMIAIFNASGLKIFEKPATAVSYLQSFCTLKRCKDNRTGENYYRVVDYQSQKYLGKDPVEIPQVISKFTLAGSVMKLK; this is translated from the coding sequence ATGGAAGCAGGACGAAAGGTTTTAGTGCTTTGCACGCTGACTGCTGAAGCCAAGCGTATTGACGATCCCCGCTATCAGTTTGATACGGAGGAAAAGGATGGCGTTGTTGTTAAGTGCACGATCAACAATGCGGAGGTGTTGGATGTCCCCGGTGTAGTATATCGTTTGCATCCGAACGAAACCGAGAAGAACAGATTGGATTCTTTGGAGGTTCTTATAAAGGATAATACCAAGAGATTCAGTGAGGTATTCCGGCAGTTGCCGTATGGCATCATTAAAAAGAATGTTACAGGTATCGGAGCTACCACTTTGGCCTTGGATGCGGAAAATAATTGTATCGTAGTTTGTCCTACAAGGAGTCTGGCCTATGGCAAGTATCGCAAGGGAATAACCGAGGACGGCACGAAAAGGTATCTTTATGTCGGTAGCGAGGTAGGGGACATCAAGAAAGTGACCTCCCGAAATATCCGTGCTTATTTGAGTAACAAGAAAATTTCTTATAAAAAGATTCTGGTAGTCGCTGACAGCTTACCGCGGCTGATGGAATACTTGCCGCAGAATCTGGAGAAATGGCACATAATGGTCGATGAAATTGATTGTTATCAGACAGACGGTGTATATCGTCCGGCATTGGAAAACGTCATCGACTATTTTTTCAAATTCCCCGAACGGAACCGCTGTCTGGTATCGGCGACTATCCGTCCGTTCTCCGATCCCCGACTGGCTGATCTGCCTTTGATCGACGTGAAATACGAACAGTTTATTCGTCGCCCGATTGAGATGATACGATCGACAAACATTCCTAAAACTGTGGCAACGACATTGGAAAGAACCATACGACAGTATCCGGAGGATAAAATAGTCGTAGCTTACAATACGGTTTCTTCCATGCGAATAATTATCGAACTGCTACCGGATGAGTTGAAGGGAAAGTGCGAAATATGGTGCAGCAGTCAGAGTGAACAGCAGGCAGGAGAGTATTATCCGCAAGAGAATATCGGGACCCGCCTGACCAGGCAGATTACCTTTCTGACGTGTACCTATTTTACAGGTATAGACATCGAGGACAGGTATCATCTTATATCCGTATCTGATACAAAATACCTTTATACGTTGTTATCTCCCGAAAAATTGTTGCAGATAGCCGGTCGGTGCCGTCATAAAGAGGGGCTTTTGAGCGAACGGCTCATTTATGATATTCAGTCCAAGAAAGTATGGGAGAAAAATTTCGATAAGCAGCATAATATAGCTTGCGCAAAGTGGATCATTGAGATCATTAATCAGATAAATTTCGGATTGGAGAATTATAATGATGTGATTCATCGAAATGTGGGGCAAGCTGTCGCCGATCAAATGTCCGGATGGAAAGTTTCTTATGGCGGAAGCACTCCGATTACATTGGTGCGCCATGATATTGAAGATAATCTGGCTGTTTCATATCTTAATATAGACGCTTTTGATGAGTTTGTGCGTCTGCGCTCGCAACTATATTCTGATGCAACAGCTATTGTCGCTGCATTAGAGGAGGATTGTGAAATCCTCGGACATACGTTTGCTAATGACTCGTATTCGAAGGACCAACAAGCCGCAGAGATTGCAGTAGATGACGAGTTTAAGGCTATTCAAAATGCTAATATCGACGAGTGTGTAAAATTAATGAAAGAGCGTATTGCTGATGGGAGTATGAGCGAGGACCTGACAGTACGTGCCGAACGGAGCGTATCCAGAGAGTTAAAACGCTTTATATCACGCTTTCATCAACTAATGAAATATGCTCCGCATGAATACCTCGTAGATACATTGTCTGACAAGAGAAATAAGGATAATAAGTGGTATAATGGCTTTTATAATGCGGTACTGTTTAATGCATTAGAGCGAGAGCACCCATTTCGTGCCCTTGTGGAGAATTATTTCAAACCGGGAGAGCGTTATTCCAGAGAAAAAATTTATGAATTGATGATTGCTATATTCAATGCGTCGGGGCTGAAAATTTTTGAAAAGCCTGCCACAGCAGTCAGTTATCTGCAAAGTTTTTGTACACTCAAACGCTGTAAAGATAACCGGACTGGTGAGAATTATTATCGGGTAGTGGATTATCAGTCACAGAAATATCTGGGTAAAGATCCTGTGGAAATACCTCAAGTTATCAGTAAGTTTACATTGGCCGGGAGTGTTATGAAATTGAAATAA
- a CDS encoding site-specific integrase → MKSIPAGYENDLLTMVEILRITYYLYEFKKNRRGTAPIYCKLTTDGAERQQFSTGLYVTPDLWDKDAQCVRGTSEDAVLINRRLQDITIELKGIERRLYEADGNVSLAEIYSIYKHKTVEEHTLCGIFRERLNKMEQLVGKEYSPATLQKFREVFAHVERYIRTSYNMQDIPIRSVDYRFVKQFEEALIVQGLKAITINKIMQRVRQMVTFAFKCNYIQQDPFVEYRPLKERKRLVFLTQEELHKLEHHHFAQKRLETVKNIYLFSVYTGLAYHEAQALQPKHITKGFDGRNWITLVRQKTDREVSVPLLPQAEKLIAWFREFGSTDDYIQPRISNQKVNSYLREIADVVGIDKKLTHHTARKTFATTILLYNDVPIEVVSKLLGHSNISVTQHSYAQVLNKNISNHIGRLEKVLNK, encoded by the coding sequence ATGAAAAGTATTCCAGCGGGTTATGAAAACGATCTGCTGACTATGGTTGAAATACTGAGAATCACCTATTATCTTTACGAATTTAAGAAAAACCGACGGGGTACAGCCCCGATTTACTGCAAGTTAACAACTGACGGTGCAGAACGCCAGCAATTTTCGACGGGACTTTATGTAACACCTGACTTGTGGGACAAAGACGCTCAATGTGTTCGAGGAACCTCGGAAGATGCCGTGCTGATTAACCGTCGCTTGCAGGATATCACTATCGAACTCAAAGGCATCGAGCGTAGATTGTACGAAGCGGACGGGAATGTATCGCTGGCTGAAATCTACTCGATCTACAAGCACAAGACGGTGGAGGAACATACGTTGTGCGGGATTTTCCGGGAGCGTCTGAACAAGATGGAGCAACTCGTAGGCAAAGAGTATTCACCTGCCACATTGCAAAAATTCCGGGAGGTTTTCGCCCATGTAGAGCGGTATATCCGCACCTCGTATAACATGCAGGACATTCCCATCCGAAGCGTGGACTATCGCTTTGTGAAGCAGTTCGAAGAAGCACTCATAGTGCAAGGTCTGAAAGCCATCACCATCAATAAAATCATGCAGCGGGTGCGTCAGATGGTCACTTTCGCTTTCAAGTGCAACTATATCCAGCAGGACCCGTTCGTCGAATACAGGCCCTTAAAAGAGCGTAAACGGCTGGTATTTCTCACGCAGGAGGAACTGCACAAACTGGAGCATCATCATTTTGCCCAGAAACGTCTGGAAACGGTTAAGAACATCTACCTCTTCTCGGTCTATACGGGGCTTGCCTACCATGAAGCGCAGGCGTTGCAACCGAAGCATATCACGAAAGGATTTGACGGCAGGAATTGGATCACGCTTGTTCGTCAAAAGACGGACCGGGAGGTTTCCGTTCCGTTGCTCCCGCAGGCCGAGAAACTGATAGCATGGTTCCGGGAATTCGGTAGTACGGACGATTATATCCAGCCGCGTATCTCCAATCAAAAGGTCAATTCCTATCTGCGGGAAATTGCGGATGTGGTAGGCATCGACAAGAAATTGACGCACCACACGGCCCGGAAAACCTTTGCCACGACTATCCTGCTCTATAACGATGTTCCTATCGAGGTGGTGAGCAAACTGCTCGGACACTCTAATATTTCGGTTACCCAGCATTCCTATGCGCAAGTTCTGAACAAGAACATCAGCAATCATATCGGACGGCTGGAAAAGGTGCTCAATAAGTGA